The genomic stretch AGAAATATGCATATAAATCATTAAGTTAGATAAAGAATAAAGCATTCAGCAGGAAATCCGTGCACAGGTTATCCACAGAATCACTGCGCTTGTTTATCCACCGCAGCGGACAGTGGCGGCAGTGAGCCCATGTCGCGCTGGGTCTGCTCATTCCATGCGGCAGCGCGGTCGTTCAACTCGGCAACCGCCCGCGGCCCGCTGCCTTCGGCGTACATTGGCGCGCCGATGACCACGGTGATAACCCCCGGCTTCTTCGCCCAGCCGGTTTTCGGCCAGAACTTGCCAGCGTTGTGCGCAATCGGCAGCACCGGCAACTGGGCGTTGACCGCCAGCGCCGTACCGCCCCGGGAGAACTTGCCGACAGTACCAAACGGTACGCGGGTGCCTTCCGGGAAAATCAGCACCCAGACCTTGTCCTTGAGCAGTTCGTCACCCTTCTTGGCGACATGCTTGAGGGCGGCCTTCGGGTTGTCGCGGTCGATGGCGATCGGGCGCAGCATGGCCATTGCCCAGCCGAAGAACGGCACGAACAGCAACTCGCGCTTGAGCACTTGGCTCAAGGGCTCGAAGTACGCGGAGAGAAAGAAGGTCTCCCAGGTGCTCTGGTGGTTCGACAGGATCACGCACGGCTGGTCCGGGACGTTCTCGGCGCCTTTGACTTCATAGCGGATGCCCAGGAACACCTTGCTCAGCCACAGCGCGCAGCGGCACCAGTAGACGTTGATGAAACGGTAGCGTGCCTTGAACGGCAGGAAAGGCGCGATGAAAAAGCTCAGGCTGCACCACAGCAACGAACTGGTGCCCAGCAGCAGGTAAAAAAGAAAGGTTCTGATTGCCTGCAAGATCGACATGGTCGCGATTACCGTTGCGGGTCAGTGCCCGCCTTCTAAAAGCGCGCTCCCGAACAGTCCTTGGTCAGGAAGTCAGAATCGCCCTAGTTGTTGATAAGTTCTGCGGCAATCGCCGCCAGATCGTCAAAAATCAAAGTGCCTGCCGGCAGGGTCTTGCCCTGAGTCTTTGCGCCTTTACCGGTTTTTACCAAGACTGGCTGAGAGTCGACGGCTTTTGCCGCCTCCAGGTCACTGAGACTGTCGCCGACGAACCATAGGCCCGTCAGCGGCACGTCGTAATGTGCGGCAATGGTTTTTAGCATGCCGGGTTTCGGCTTGCGACAGTCACAGCCTGCGTCCGGCCCGTGGGGGCAGTAGACGATCAGGCCGAGTTCGCCACCCTGCTCGGCCACCAGCGTACGCAAGCGCGCATGCATGGCGTCCAGGGTGGCGACATCGTAATAGCCACGAGCGATGCCCGACTGGTTGGTAGCAACCGCTACCGTCCAGCCGGCCTTGCTCAACTGCGCGATGGCTGCGATCGATCCCGGCAGTGGAATCCACTCCGCCACCGACTTGATGTAAGCGTCGGAGTCATGATTGATCACCCCGTCCCGATCGAGAATCAGCAGTTTCAAACGGTCTTACCCCAGCAACGAAATGTCGGCAACGCCCAGGAACAGGCCACGCAAGCGTGCCAGCAGTGCGTAACGGTTAGCCCGCACGTTGGCGTCTTCGGCATTGACCATTACCGCTTCGAAGAACGCATCCACTGGCTCGCGCAGGGCTGCCAGGCGCGCCAGTGCTTCACGGTACTGGCGAGCGGCGGCCATTGGCTGCACAGCCTGGTCCGCTTGCTGGATCGCCGAGTACAGGGAGAACTCGTTGGCGTTGTCGAAGTACTTGGCCTCAACCGTGGTCGGTACGCTGCCTTCGAGCTTGCTCAGCAGGTTCGACACGCGCTTGTTCACCGCGGCCAGGGCGGCGGCTTCAGGCAACTGACGGAAGGCTTGTACCGCCTGCACGCGTTGATCGAAGTCCAGCGCCGAACCCGGGTTCAGGGCACGCACCGACAGGTAGGTAGCCACGTCCACGCCTTCGTCTTCGTAACGCGCACGCAGGCGGTCGAAGATGAACTCCAGCACCGAGTCAGCCAGGCCTGCGGACTTGACCTTGGCCCCGAAGGCTGCCACGGCGAAGGCCACGGCGTCGGTCAGGTCGAGTTCCAGCTTCTTGTCGATCAGGATGCGCAACACGCCCAGCGCTGCACGGCGCAGGGCATACGGGTCTTTGCTGCCGGTTGGCAGCATGCCGATACCGAAGATGCCGACCAGGGTGTCGAGTTTGTCGGCGATCGCCACGGCCGCACCGGTCAGGGTGCTCGGCAGCTCGGCGCCAGCACCGCGCGGCATGTACTGCTCGTTCAGGGCCAGGGCAACGTCTTCTGGCTCGCCATCGTTGAGGGCGTAGTAGTAACCGGCGACGCCTTGCATCTCCGGGAACTCACCGACCATTTCGGTCGCCAGGTCGCACTTGGACAGTAAGCCCGCGCGCGCAGCCCATTGAGCGTTGCCGCCAATGTGCGGGGCGATGAAGGCGGCGAGCTTGGAAACGCGCTCGGCCTTGTCGTAGACGCTGCCCAGTTTTTCCTGGAACACCACGTTCTGCAGGCGCAGGTTGAAGTCTTCGAGTTTCTGCTTCTTGTCTTGCTTGAAGAAGAATTCGGCATCGGTCAGGCGTGGGCGAACCACTTTCTCGTTACCGTCGATGATCTGCTGCGGGTCTTTGCTCTCGATGTTGGCCACGGTAATGAAGCGTGGCAGCAACTTGCCGTCGGCATCCAGCAGGCAGAAGTACTTCTGGTTGTCCTGCATGGTGGTGATCAGGGCTTCTTGCGGCACGTCGAGGAAACGTTCTTCGAACGAGCACACCAGCGGCACTGGCCATTCGACCAGCGCGGTCACTTCATCGAGCAGCGCTGGCGGAACGATCGCCGTGCCTTCCTGGCGGGTGGCCAGCTCTTCGGTGCGCTTGCTGATGATCTCGCGGCGCTCGTTGGCGTCAGCCAGCACGTAGGCGGCACGCAGGTCGGCCAGGTAGCTTGCCGGCGAACCGATGCGCACGTTTTCCGGGTGGTGGAAGCGGTGACCACGGGAATCGCGACCGGCCTTCTGGGCCAGGATGGTGCAGTCGATGACCTGGTCACCCAGCAGCATGACGAGCCATTGGGTCGGACGGACGAACTCTTCCTTGCGGGCACCCCAGCGCATGCGCTTGGGAATCGGCAGGTCATTGAGGGAATCTTCGACGATGGTCGGCAGCAGGCTGGCGGTTGGCTTGCCCTTGATCACCTGGCTGAAACGCAGTTTCGGGCCGCTCTGGTCGATTTCGCTCAGCTCGACACCGCACTTCTTGGCAAAACCCAGGGCGGCCTGGGTCGGGTTGCCTTCGGCATCGAACGCGGCCTGGCGTGGCGGGCCGTCGAGGTTGATGCTGCGATCCGGTTGCTGGGTCGCCAGCGCGCTGATCAGCACGGCCAGGCGCCGTGGCGCGGCATAGACCTG from Pseudomonas sp. S04 encodes the following:
- a CDS encoding lysophospholipid acyltransferase family protein, which translates into the protein MSILQAIRTFLFYLLLGTSSLLWCSLSFFIAPFLPFKARYRFINVYWCRCALWLSKVFLGIRYEVKGAENVPDQPCVILSNHQSTWETFFLSAYFEPLSQVLKRELLFVPFFGWAMAMLRPIAIDRDNPKAALKHVAKKGDELLKDKVWVLIFPEGTRVPFGTVGKFSRGGTALAVNAQLPVLPIAHNAGKFWPKTGWAKKPGVITVVIGAPMYAEGSGPRAVAELNDRAAAWNEQTQRDMGSLPPLSAAVDKQAQ
- the glyS gene encoding glycine--tRNA ligase subunit beta, with the protein product MSAQDFLVELGTEELPPKALNTLAEAFLAGIDKGLQAAGLGYEAKQVYAAPRRLAVLISALATQQPDRSINLDGPPRQAAFDAEGNPTQAALGFAKKCGVELSEIDQSGPKLRFSQVIKGKPTASLLPTIVEDSLNDLPIPKRMRWGARKEEFVRPTQWLVMLLGDQVIDCTILAQKAGRDSRGHRFHHPENVRIGSPASYLADLRAAYVLADANERREIISKRTEELATRQEGTAIVPPALLDEVTALVEWPVPLVCSFEERFLDVPQEALITTMQDNQKYFCLLDADGKLLPRFITVANIESKDPQQIIDGNEKVVRPRLTDAEFFFKQDKKQKLEDFNLRLQNVVFQEKLGSVYDKAERVSKLAAFIAPHIGGNAQWAARAGLLSKCDLATEMVGEFPEMQGVAGYYYALNDGEPEDVALALNEQYMPRGAGAELPSTLTGAAVAIADKLDTLVGIFGIGMLPTGSKDPYALRRAALGVLRILIDKKLELDLTDAVAFAVAAFGAKVKSAGLADSVLEFIFDRLRARYEDEGVDVATYLSVRALNPGSALDFDQRVQAVQAFRQLPEAAALAAVNKRVSNLLSKLEGSVPTTVEAKYFDNANEFSLYSAIQQADQAVQPMAAARQYREALARLAALREPVDAFFEAVMVNAEDANVRANRYALLARLRGLFLGVADISLLG
- the gmhB gene encoding D-glycero-beta-D-manno-heptose 1,7-bisphosphate 7-phosphatase, translating into MKLLILDRDGVINHDSDAYIKSVAEWIPLPGSIAAIAQLSKAGWTVAVATNQSGIARGYYDVATLDAMHARLRTLVAEQGGELGLIVYCPHGPDAGCDCRKPKPGMLKTIAAHYDVPLTGLWFVGDSLSDLEAAKAVDSQPVLVKTGKGAKTQGKTLPAGTLIFDDLAAIAAELINN